Proteins from a single region of Eretmochelys imbricata isolate rEreImb1 chromosome 20, rEreImb1.hap1, whole genome shotgun sequence:
- the ASIC1 gene encoding acid-sensing ion channel 1 isoform X2, which yields MKGGTGNGLEIMLDIQQDEYLPVWGDSDELSFEAGIKVQIHSQDEPPLIDQLGFGVAPGFQTFVSCQEQRQLIYLPPPWGNCQSITRDSEFYDTYSIAACRIDCETRYLVENCNCRMVHMRGDAPYCTPEQYKECADPALDFLLEKDNDYCVCEMPCNVTRFGKELSMVKIPSKASAKYLAKKHNKSEQYIGENFLVLDIFFEALNYETIEQKKAYEVAGLLGDIGGQMGLFIGASILTVLELFDYAYEVIKYKLCRRAKCQKNHKRNNTDKGVTLSMDDVKRHNPCESLRGHPAGMTYAANILPHHPARGTFEDFTC from the exons ATGAAGGGCGGAACCGGCAATGGTCTGGAGATCATGCTGGACATTCAGCAAGACGAGTACCTGCCTGTCTGGGGGGATTCAG ATGAGCTCTCGTTTGAAGCTGGGATCAAAGTGCAGATTCACAGCCAGGATGAACCTCCCTTAATTGACCAGCTGGGCTTTGGGGTGGCACCTGGATTCCAAACCTTTGTGTCCTGCCAGGAGCAGcgg cag ctgaTCTACCTTCCCCCGCCCTGGGGTAACTGCCAATCCATAACCAGAGACTCTGAGTTCTACGACACCTACAGCATCGCGGCCTGTCGCATTGACTGTGAGACCCGCTACCTGGTGGAGAACTGCAACTGCCGCATGGTGCACATGCGAG GTGATGCCCCCTATTGCACCCCCGAGCAGTACAAGGAGTGCGCGGACCCAGCCTTAG atTTCCTGCTGGAGAAGGACAACGATTACTGCGTCTGTGAGATGCCCTGCAACGTCACCCGCTTTGGCAAGGAGTTGTCCATGGTGAAAATCCCCAGCAAGGCCTCAGCCAAGTACCTGGCCAAGAAACACAACAAGTCGGAGCAGTACATTGG GGAGAACTTCCTAGTGCTGGATATCTTCTTTGAAGCCCTGAACTATGAGACAATTGAGCAGAAGAAGGCCTACGAGGtggctggcttgctgg GCGACATTGGTGGGCAGATGGGGCTGTTCATTGGGGCCAGCATCCTGACCGTGCTGGAGCTGTTCGATTATGCCTATGAG GTCATAAAGTACAAGCTGTGTCGCCGCGCCAAGTGCCAAAAGAATCACAAAAGGAACAACACAGACAAGGGCGTCACCCTGAGCATGGATGATGTGAAACGCCAT AATCCCTGCGAGAGCCTAAGGGGCCACCCAGCCGGGATGACGTATGCAGCCAACATCCTACCTCACCACCCGGCCCGGGGCACATTTGAGGACTTCACCTGCTAA
- the ASIC1 gene encoding acid-sensing ion channel 1 isoform X3 gives MEDGFRARQMFWALAFLLSLSMFLYQVFTRYGKCYTFNSGQDGKPRRITMKGGTGNGLEIMLDIQQDEYLPVWGDSDELSFEAGIKVQIHSQDEPPLIDQLGFGVAPGFQTFVSCQEQRLIYLPPPWGNCQSITRDSEFYDTYSIAACRIDCETRYLVENCNCRMVHMRGDAPYCTPEQYKECADPALDFLLEKDNDYCVCEMPCNVTRFGKELSMVKIPSKASAKYLAKKHNKSEQYIGENFLVLDIFFEALNYETIEQKKAYEVAGLLGDIGGQMGLFIGASILTVLELFDYAYEVIKYKLCRRAKCQKNHKRNNTDKGVTLSMDDVKRHNPCESLRGHPAGMTYAANILPHHPARGTFEDFTC, from the exons GTCTTCACACGCTACGGCAAGTGCTACACATTCAATTCCGGACAGGATGGGAAGCCCCGGCGCATCACCATGAAGGGCGGAACCGGCAATGGTCTGGAGATCATGCTGGACATTCAGCAAGACGAGTACCTGCCTGTCTGGGGGGATTCAG ATGAGCTCTCGTTTGAAGCTGGGATCAAAGTGCAGATTCACAGCCAGGATGAACCTCCCTTAATTGACCAGCTGGGCTTTGGGGTGGCACCTGGATTCCAAACCTTTGTGTCCTGCCAGGAGCAGcgg ctgaTCTACCTTCCCCCGCCCTGGGGTAACTGCCAATCCATAACCAGAGACTCTGAGTTCTACGACACCTACAGCATCGCGGCCTGTCGCATTGACTGTGAGACCCGCTACCTGGTGGAGAACTGCAACTGCCGCATGGTGCACATGCGAG GTGATGCCCCCTATTGCACCCCCGAGCAGTACAAGGAGTGCGCGGACCCAGCCTTAG atTTCCTGCTGGAGAAGGACAACGATTACTGCGTCTGTGAGATGCCCTGCAACGTCACCCGCTTTGGCAAGGAGTTGTCCATGGTGAAAATCCCCAGCAAGGCCTCAGCCAAGTACCTGGCCAAGAAACACAACAAGTCGGAGCAGTACATTGG GGAGAACTTCCTAGTGCTGGATATCTTCTTTGAAGCCCTGAACTATGAGACAATTGAGCAGAAGAAGGCCTACGAGGtggctggcttgctgg GCGACATTGGTGGGCAGATGGGGCTGTTCATTGGGGCCAGCATCCTGACCGTGCTGGAGCTGTTCGATTATGCCTATGAG GTCATAAAGTACAAGCTGTGTCGCCGCGCCAAGTGCCAAAAGAATCACAAAAGGAACAACACAGACAAGGGCGTCACCCTGAGCATGGATGATGTGAAACGCCAT AATCCCTGCGAGAGCCTAAGGGGCCACCCAGCCGGGATGACGTATGCAGCCAACATCCTACCTCACCACCCGGCCCGGGGCACATTTGAGGACTTCACCTGCTAA